One region of Agelaius phoeniceus isolate bAgePho1 chromosome 12, bAgePho1.hap1, whole genome shotgun sequence genomic DNA includes:
- the SNX20 gene encoding sorting nexin-20 gives MDQDSHCTAERELLEAVSRITTSSTTSPSDEEENEPKAEISCQVRKENPEKDDTQDSSATLSPNSSMTTKELQEYWRNEKRQCKQIKLLFEIPSTRIVEHHLSKYVMYKIIILQTGSFDSNKSIIERRYSDFEKLHRNLLEEFSEELEDVTFPKKTLTGNFTEEIINERKLAFKDYLRLLYSMKYIRRSKKFIDFLTRPELQEAYGCLRGGQYTKALEILLEVIGLQERLTRGNPVAIVPTLCAIVVCHKDLENPASAFEYGEKALSRLCVHTSHRYYMPLLETMIALAYELGKDFLSLQEKLEEWKTKKDPVRVFTLKELAVREYVR, from the exons ATGGACCAAGATTCACACTGCACAGCAGAAAGGGAACTGTTGGAAGCTGTAAGCAGAATTACTACATCTTCTACCACAAGTCCATccgatgaggaagaaaatgaaccCAAAGCTGAAATTTCATGTCAAGTGAGaaaagaaaacccagaaaaagaTGACACGCAAG ATTCCAGTGCAACCCTAAGTCCCAATTCTTCAATGACCACTAAGGAGCTTCAGGAATACTGGAGGAATGAAAAACGCCAGTGCAAACAAATCAAACTCCTTTTTGAAATCCCATCAACCAGAATTGTAGAGCACCACTTATCTAAATACGTG ATGTATAAAATCATCATTTTGCAGACAGGGAGTTTTGACAGCAACAAGTCCATAATTGAACGGCGTTATTCAGATTTTGAGAAACTGCACCGAAATCTGCTGGAAGAATTTAGCGAAGAACTGGAAGATGTAACCTTTCCCAAAAAAACTCTAACAGGAAACTTCACAGAAGAAATAatcaatgaaagaaaattagCCTTCAAGGACTACCTGAGACTCCTATATTCTATGAAATACATCAGAAGATCAAAAAAATTTATTGACTTTTTAACAAGGCCAGAGCTTCAGGAAGCATATGGTTGCCTGCGGGGTGGCCAGTACACCAAAGCTTTGGAAATCCTATTAGAAGTCATTGGGCTGCAGGAAAGGCTGACAAGGGGGAACCCTGTTGCAATTGTCCCTACCCTCTGTGCCATTGTGGTGTGCCACAAGGACCTGGAAAACCCAGCAAGTGCCTTTGAATATGGAGAAAAAGCTCTGTCACGCCTTTGTGTGCACACCAGCCACAGGTACTATATGCCACTGTTAGAAACAATGATCGCTCTGGCATATGAACTTGGCAAGGATTTTCTGTCTTTGCAAGAAAAACTGGAAGAATGGAAGACAAAGAAAGATCCCGTTCGGGTTTTTACCCTGAAAGAACTTGCAGTTCGGGAGTACGTACGGTGA